GCGTTCTCGGCGCATCACCAGCACCATCACCCCGCAGGCGGCCAGGGCCTCAACGAAATGCTGAAACCAAATCCCTGGTTGCGGTTCACGTCGCACCCTGCCGAAGTAATCGAGCACGTCGTAGGCCTGGGGACTAATCGGTTCCCCCTTGCGGGTGATCACATCGCCCTTTCGAACTTCGATGGTGGGGATCACCTGTTTGGTGAGCTGCTCCTCAATCAGCTGTTTGCTCAGATTGGGATCGGTGCGCAGGTTGCTGCTGCCCCGCAGGGTGCTCGCTAATACCTTGGTGGCCAGCGAGCGTGCAGCAGGATCGGTGATCGCCGACTCACCAAGCTGCACTTTGGCGGCTTGGCGCAATTGATTCACGGCCAAGTTGCTCACCAAGCCTTGGCTGAGCATTCGAGTCGCCGCTTGGCGAACAGCGGAATCCCACGCCAGATGCTCCTGCGCCGTTCGTTGGGTGAGCCACTGCTGTTCTGCGCGACTCATGTTCACAGGACCCACCCGCGCCGCAGATCCGCTCATGGCGACCTGTTGGAGTTGGATCAACTGCTGTTCCAAGCGTTGTCGCAGCAGCTTCGTTTGTTCTGGGTCGATGACCTGCACCACCGACTGCGCCACCAACGATGAGCGTTGTTGCTCGAGTGCTGTGCTGTCTTGCACCAAGACATCCTTTGGAGCAATCGCATCAAAGGGGGCGATGGCTCCAGGCTGCAGGTCGGGTTTGATCAACCAGGGCAGGCTTGATGCCACGGCCACCGCAAGGCAAACGAGCAAAACAACAGCCGTCTGCAATCGCGTCCAGCGCAGCAACCGTCGGGTTGGTGATTGAAGACGTCGCCAACGTCTCCAGAGGCTGCTACCGCGCGGAAAGCGAACCAAACACGACACATCAGTGCAACAACGCTAGCTCTCCTCGAGAGGCATGCTGGATGAAGCAATGATCCAAGGCATGGCCCTGCGTCTGGACGGCAAGGCACTGGCGAAGGCCGTCGAGAGTCGTCTTCAAGCTCAAATCGAATCGAATCTCCCCCAGGCAGGGCGTCCGCCGGGGTTAGCGGTGCTTCGCGTGGGAGACGACCCCGCCAGTGCTGTGTACGTCGCCAATAAAGAGAAGGCCTGCGCTCGTATCGGAGTCGCCAGCTACGGCGCCCATCTCCCGAGCTCCACCCCCTTTGCGGAGGTGTTGAGCACGATCCAACAGCTCAATGCTGATCCTCGGGTGGATGGCATCCTGCTGCAGCTCCCCTTGCCAGAGGGGTTGGATGAGGGGCCGTTGTTAATGGCCATTGATCCAGAAAAGGATGCCGATGGATTGCACACCCTCAACTTGGGGCGATTGCTCAAAGGAGAACAGGGACCGCGCAGTTGCACCCCGGCTGGCGTGATGGCCATGCTGCGGAGTCAGGGCATCGATCCGGCTGGTCAACGGGCTGTCGTGATTGGTCGGAGCATCCTTGTGGGGCAGCCGATGGCGTTAATGCTTCAAGCCGCCAATGCCACCGTCACGGTGGTTCATTCCCGCACGAAGGATCTGGTGGCTCACACCCGTGAGGCCGACATTGTGGTGGTGGCGGCAGGTCGTCCCGGGATGGTTGGGGCGGAGCACATCAAGCCTGGGGCTGCAGTGGTCGACGTCGGCATCCATCGCAAGCCCGAAGGGGGTCTCTGTGGCGACGTGCGTGCAGCAGAAGTGGAACCCATTGCAGCGGCGTTGTCCCCGGTGCCCGGTGGCGTTGGTCCGATGACCGTCACCATGCTCCTGGTGAACACCGTTGTGGCGTGGTGTCGCCGCCACGGCGTTGACCATGATCTCGCTGATCTCCTCAGCTAACGGGTCGATGCCACTCCATTGGTTGTTCCCTACCCCCGTGATGCAGGTGGATCTCACCCCTGATGACGGCACTGCTGCGGCGATGCATCAGCAGTTGGAGGTGTTTGATCGCGATTTGTTTGGTGATCCACAGTTTTCCAATCGCAACAACCTCACCGGAGATCTTCTGGGGATTGCTGGCCTGGATCAGTTGCATCG
The DNA window shown above is from Synechococcus sp. CC9902 and carries:
- the folD gene encoding bifunctional methylenetetrahydrofolate dehydrogenase/methenyltetrahydrofolate cyclohydrolase FolD; this translates as MALRLDGKALAKAVESRLQAQIESNLPQAGRPPGLAVLRVGDDPASAVYVANKEKACARIGVASYGAHLPSSTPFAEVLSTIQQLNADPRVDGILLQLPLPEGLDEGPLLMAIDPEKDADGLHTLNLGRLLKGEQGPRSCTPAGVMAMLRSQGIDPAGQRAVVIGRSILVGQPMALMLQAANATVTVVHSRTKDLVAHTREADIVVVAAGRPGMVGAEHIKPGAAVVDVGIHRKPEGGLCGDVRAAEVEPIAAALSPVPGGVGPMTVTMLLVNTVVAWCRRHGVDHDLADLLS